The Parafrankia discariae genome includes a window with the following:
- a CDS encoding enoyl-CoA hydratase/isomerase family protein, with the protein MSDENTVHASTAADADELIYAVDGAIATITLNRPQLKNAFTLTMIDRWAEALRSAAADPRVRVVVVTGAGGAFCSGIDLAVLSGIEPTPIARRRMLTEGVHKVARAVLDLEKPLIAAISGVAVGAGLDMALMCDIRFAGRSARLAEGYIKIGLVPGDGGCYLLPRLVGPAKALELLLTGDTVDGVEAERIGMVNRVYDDAELLDATYAFAGRLAGMSPISAAMIKKTVYQSQTMDLRASLDMIASHMAIVQSTEDYAEARAAFAGRRSPDFTGR; encoded by the coding sequence ATGAGCGACGAGAACACGGTCCACGCCTCCACCGCGGCGGACGCCGACGAGCTGATCTACGCGGTGGACGGCGCCATCGCGACGATCACCCTCAACCGGCCACAGCTGAAGAACGCCTTCACCCTCACCATGATCGACCGGTGGGCCGAGGCGCTGCGGTCCGCGGCGGCCGACCCGCGGGTCCGGGTCGTCGTCGTGACGGGCGCCGGCGGCGCCTTCTGCTCGGGGATCGACCTGGCGGTGCTCAGCGGCATCGAGCCCACGCCGATCGCGCGCCGGCGGATGCTCACCGAGGGCGTCCACAAGGTGGCCCGCGCCGTCCTGGACCTGGAGAAGCCGCTCATCGCGGCGATCAGCGGGGTGGCCGTCGGCGCCGGGCTGGACATGGCGCTGATGTGCGACATCCGGTTCGCGGGCCGCTCGGCCCGGCTGGCCGAGGGCTACATCAAGATCGGGCTGGTCCCCGGCGACGGCGGGTGCTACCTGCTCCCCCGCCTGGTCGGGCCGGCCAAGGCGCTGGAGCTGCTGCTGACCGGCGACACGGTGGACGGCGTCGAGGCCGAGCGGATCGGCATGGTGAACCGGGTCTACGACGACGCCGAGCTCCTCGACGCGACCTACGCGTTCGCCGGGCGGCTCGCGGGCATGTCCCCCATCTCCGCCGCCATGATCAAGAAGACCGTGTACCAGTCGCAGACCATGGACCTGCGCGCCAGCCTCGACATGATCGCCTCGCACATGGCGATCGTGCAGTCCACCGAGGACTACGCCGAGGCCCGGGCGGCGTTCGCCGGGCGGCGGTCCCCCGACTTCACGGGACGCTGA
- a CDS encoding TFIIB-type zinc ribbon-containing protein has product MVCPKCHGAMRTYNRNGVQIEQCDNCRGIFLDYGELEALTRLESQWAQPAPPPPPMAPGGHYAPPAWGSHGHGPSHGHGHGYGHGHGRLTRMLFSS; this is encoded by the coding sequence ATGGTGTGTCCGAAGTGTCACGGAGCCATGCGGACCTACAACCGCAACGGCGTCCAGATCGAGCAGTGCGACAACTGCCGTGGGATCTTCCTCGACTACGGCGAGCTCGAGGCGCTCACCCGCCTGGAGTCGCAGTGGGCGCAGCCGGCACCGCCGCCCCCGCCGATGGCGCCCGGCGGCCACTACGCCCCGCCGGCCTGGGGCTCGCACGGCCATGGGCCCAGCCACGGGCACGGGCACGGCTACGGCCACGGGCACGGCCGTCTCACCCGGATGCTGTTCTCCTCCTGA
- the pepN gene encoding aminopeptidase N, whose protein sequence is MQPLSQAEAVARAALVQVHSYHVDLDLTGTPSGPRFTSTTTVSFSCREPGAATFVEVKAVDVDLARLNGRDLGPAATGPGAVAGGRLALPGLLAANTLEVRATMECTNTGEGLHRFTDAEDGEVYLYAQSFLDDAARIFACFDQPDLKAPLRLTVTAPPPWEVRANGAGTRVGPGRWEFAPTAPLSTYVVSLVAGPYRVWSTTHDGVPLGLVCRRSLAPYLDAQAAEIFEITTGCLDHYHELFGIRYPFGKYDQAFVPEFNMGAMENPGLVVFRDELVFRSAVTEAERERRAVVIAHEMAHMWFGDLVTMRWWDDLWLNESFAEYLGTRVTAAATRFADAWTSFAVGRKSWGYAADQRPSTHPVAPDDVADTARALLNFDGISYAKGASALRQLVEWVGDDAFLAGLRAYFTAHAFGNATLDDLLAALARASGKELTAWSAAWLRRAQVDTLRPEVTLDDDGAYASVEITRTAPADHPAERPHRVGIGVYDSAPDGAPGPVTLVRRVLVDIGASPAGGRTAVPQLVGTRPGRLLLLNDGDLTYAKIRFVAGELPGLGAALAELADPLARAVVWAAVADAARDAEWPAADYLALAARALPAERSVAVFEDALRFAAATVVDVFLPERDRPAARAALAGACRRVIEATAGTSGLLLAAARGLVWCAGTSEVDELRGWLTGRGVPAGLVVDPDLRWLVLDRLVVLDAAGEAEIAAELDRDRSTRAAEHAARSRAAIGEPAAKARAWQAATEDRTTSVRLVAATAQGFWRPEQAGLTAGYVDRYFADMPPLAAARSPHAVRQVAAAAFPRYAVEARTLAVAQETLSHGDVGQVLSRVIVDAADDLRRALAARELHLRVGGVR, encoded by the coding sequence ATGCAACCGCTGAGCCAAGCCGAGGCCGTGGCCCGGGCCGCGCTCGTCCAGGTCCACTCGTACCACGTCGACCTGGATCTGACCGGGACCCCCTCCGGCCCGCGGTTCACCTCGACGACCACCGTCTCGTTCTCGTGCCGGGAGCCGGGCGCGGCCACGTTCGTCGAGGTCAAGGCGGTCGACGTCGACCTGGCCCGGCTCAACGGGCGCGACCTCGGCCCGGCCGCGACCGGCCCGGGTGCCGTCGCCGGGGGGCGGCTCGCCCTGCCCGGCCTGCTCGCCGCCAACACCCTCGAGGTGCGGGCGACCATGGAGTGCACCAACACCGGCGAGGGGCTGCACCGGTTCACCGACGCCGAGGACGGCGAGGTCTACCTCTACGCCCAGTCCTTCCTCGACGACGCCGCGCGGATCTTCGCCTGCTTCGACCAGCCCGACCTCAAGGCGCCGCTGCGCCTGACGGTGACCGCCCCACCGCCCTGGGAGGTGCGGGCGAACGGCGCCGGCACCCGGGTCGGCCCCGGGCGCTGGGAGTTCGCGCCCACCGCCCCGCTGTCCACCTACGTGGTCTCCCTCGTCGCCGGGCCCTACCGGGTGTGGAGCACCACCCACGACGGGGTGCCGCTGGGGCTGGTGTGCCGGCGCTCGCTCGCGCCGTACCTGGACGCCCAGGCGGCCGAGATCTTCGAGATCACCACCGGCTGCCTCGACCACTACCACGAGCTGTTCGGCATCCGGTACCCGTTCGGGAAGTACGACCAGGCGTTCGTGCCGGAGTTCAACATGGGCGCGATGGAGAACCCGGGCCTGGTCGTCTTCCGCGACGAACTGGTGTTCCGCTCCGCGGTCACCGAGGCCGAACGGGAGCGGCGCGCCGTCGTGATCGCCCACGAGATGGCGCACATGTGGTTCGGCGACCTGGTGACCATGCGCTGGTGGGACGACCTGTGGCTCAACGAGTCGTTCGCCGAGTACCTGGGCACCCGGGTGACGGCCGCGGCGACCCGCTTCGCCGACGCCTGGACGAGCTTCGCGGTGGGCCGCAAGAGCTGGGGCTACGCGGCGGACCAGCGGCCCTCAACCCACCCGGTGGCCCCCGACGACGTCGCCGACACCGCGCGGGCGCTGCTCAACTTCGACGGGATCTCCTACGCCAAGGGCGCCTCCGCGCTGCGCCAGCTGGTCGAGTGGGTGGGCGACGACGCGTTCCTGGCCGGGCTGCGGGCTTACTTCACCGCGCACGCCTTCGGCAACGCCACCCTCGACGACCTGCTGGCGGCGCTGGCGCGGGCCAGCGGGAAGGAACTGACGGCGTGGTCCGCGGCGTGGCTGCGCCGCGCGCAGGTCGACACGCTGCGCCCCGAGGTGACCCTCGACGACGACGGTGCCTACGCCTCCGTCGAGATCACCCGGACCGCCCCGGCGGACCATCCGGCCGAGCGGCCGCACCGCGTCGGCATCGGCGTCTACGACAGCGCCCCGGACGGCGCCCCCGGGCCGGTGACGCTCGTCCGGCGGGTCCTGGTCGACATCGGGGCGTCGCCGGCCGGCGGGCGCACGGCGGTCCCCCAGCTCGTCGGCACCCGGCCCGGCCGACTGCTGCTGCTCAACGACGGCGACCTGACCTACGCCAAGATCAGGTTTGTCGCGGGGGAGCTGCCCGGCCTCGGCGCGGCCCTGGCGGAGCTGGCCGATCCGCTGGCCCGCGCCGTCGTGTGGGCGGCCGTCGCGGACGCGGCCCGGGACGCCGAGTGGCCCGCGGCGGACTACCTGGCGCTCGCCGCGCGGGCGCTGCCCGCCGAACGCTCGGTCGCCGTCTTCGAGGACGCGCTGCGCTTCGCCGCCGCGACCGTCGTGGACGTCTTCCTGCCCGAACGGGACCGGCCCGCCGCCCGCGCCGCGCTCGCCGGCGCCTGCCGCCGCGTCATCGAGGCCACGGCCGGGACGTCCGGCCTGCTGCTGGCGGCGGCCCGTGGCCTGGTGTGGTGCGCCGGGACGTCCGAGGTGGACGAGCTGCGCGGCTGGCTCACCGGGCGCGGCGTCCCCGCCGGGCTCGTCGTCGACCCGGACCTGCGCTGGCTGGTGCTCGACCGGCTGGTCGTCCTGGACGCCGCCGGGGAGGCCGAGATCGCCGCCGAGCTGGACCGCGACCGCAGCACCCGGGCCGCCGAGCACGCCGCGCGCAGCCGGGCGGCGATCGGTGAGCCGGCGGCGAAGGCCCGGGCGTGGCAGGCCGCCACCGAGGACCGGACCACCTCCGTCCGGCTGGTGGCGGCGACGGCGCAGGGCTTCTGGCGACCGGAGCAGGCCGGCCTGACCGCCGGTTACGTCGACCGGTACTTCGCCGACATGCCCCCGCTGGCGGCGGCCCGCTCCCCGCACGCCGTCCGGCAGGTGGCCGCCGCGGCCTTCCCCCGGTACGCGGTCGAGGCCCGGACGCTCGCCGTGGCTCAGGAGACGCTGAGCCACGGCGATGTCGGCCAGGTGCTGTCCCGGGTGATCGTCGACGCCGCCGACGACCTGCGCCGGGCGCTCGCCGCCCGCGAGCTGCACCTGCGGGTCGGCGGCGTCCGGTGA
- a CDS encoding 2-phosphosulfolactate phosphatase, producing MVHTAEQRPFLVRFGWGGEDLAMLAPVSDTVVIVDVLRFTTAVSVAVASGAQVLPFRWRDATAARFAAEHGAVLAGRREDPATPWSLSPTDLARIPAGTRLVLPSPNGAALSAAAAGIGTRLVAGCLRNAAAVGGLLAEEVAAGRHVAVIAAGERWPDPSGREHAGPLRPAVEDLLGAGAVIARAVDTGALTRTQVSPEARAAAAVFRSAEPDLHDELRGSVSGRELLGLGWDDDVASAALLDADPVVPVLRDGAFTDLGRPRGRSDH from the coding sequence GTGGTGCACACCGCTGAGCAGCGACCGTTCCTGGTCCGGTTCGGCTGGGGCGGTGAGGATCTGGCCATGCTGGCACCGGTCAGCGACACGGTGGTGATCGTCGACGTCCTCCGGTTCACGACAGCGGTCAGCGTCGCGGTGGCCAGCGGCGCACAGGTGCTGCCCTTCCGGTGGCGGGACGCGACGGCCGCCCGGTTCGCGGCCGAACACGGGGCGGTTCTCGCGGGACGACGTGAGGATCCGGCCACCCCGTGGTCCCTGTCCCCCACCGACCTCGCGCGCATTCCGGCCGGCACCCGCCTCGTCCTGCCCTCGCCGAACGGCGCAGCCCTGTCGGCCGCGGCGGCGGGCATCGGGACGCGCCTGGTCGCCGGCTGCCTGCGTAACGCGGCGGCGGTGGGCGGCCTGCTCGCGGAGGAGGTCGCCGCCGGACGGCACGTCGCGGTGATCGCCGCGGGCGAGCGGTGGCCCGACCCGTCCGGGCGTGAGCATGCCGGTCCGTTGCGTCCCGCCGTCGAGGACCTGCTCGGAGCCGGCGCGGTCATCGCCCGTGCCGTCGACACGGGCGCCCTGACCCGAACGCAGGTCTCCCCGGAGGCACGCGCCGCGGCGGCCGTCTTCCGCTCGGCCGAGCCCGACCTGCACGACGAGCTTCGCGGGTCGGTCTCCGGGCGGGAGCTGCTGGGCCTGGGCTGGGATGACGACGTCGCCTCCGCCGCGCTGCTCGACGCCGACCCGGTCGTTCCCGTTCTGCGCGACGGCGCGTTCACCGACCTCGGCCGCCCGCGCGGGCGCTCGGATCACTGA
- a CDS encoding phosphotransferase family protein, with protein sequence MTSRAARRDDAPGHGPLRGTSATEVTVDELTRPGGEILTDRKGRLVVRHGDLVVKTHMAEEEPEPLLARLRLAADPRLAAVLLAPLRVRDGHGGLLAPVGGRLVSAWPAGTALRVDDVEARVGDAPWTAAAALLARLHTTDLATLAPVPVPPAGVCTRLRRSLERMEAAVARAAASGPGDSGGPGDSGPGDSGGPGDSGPGDSGGPNGPGGPNGPAAAWEIGRLADDVRRAHRTLPSWLGRTPARPGTAPALIHGDWHLGQVVRVTSAPAGAPDAGWRIVDIDDLGWGDPAWDLARPAAWFAAGILPAEVWGTFLGAYRDAGGPAAGPDGDPWQALDGPARAVAVQYAAGAVTDLAADGTPLDEGAEAFLACARRMWSGH encoded by the coding sequence GTGACGAGCAGAGCCGCCCGACGCGACGACGCCCCCGGGCACGGTCCGCTACGCGGGACGTCCGCCACGGAGGTCACGGTCGACGAGCTCACCCGGCCCGGCGGCGAGATCCTCACCGACCGCAAGGGCCGGCTGGTCGTCCGGCACGGCGATCTCGTCGTCAAGACGCACATGGCCGAGGAGGAGCCCGAGCCGCTGCTCGCGCGGCTGCGGCTCGCCGCGGACCCGCGGCTGGCCGCCGTGCTGCTGGCCCCCCTGCGCGTCCGGGACGGCCACGGCGGCCTGCTCGCCCCGGTCGGCGGCCGCCTCGTCAGCGCCTGGCCGGCCGGGACGGCGCTGCGCGTCGACGACGTCGAGGCCCGCGTCGGGGACGCGCCGTGGACGGCCGCCGCCGCGCTGCTCGCCCGCCTGCACACCACGGACCTGGCCACGCTCGCCCCGGTGCCCGTCCCGCCGGCCGGCGTCTGTACCCGGCTGCGACGCTCGCTGGAGCGCATGGAGGCGGCGGTGGCCCGGGCCGCCGCCTCCGGGCCGGGCGACTCGGGCGGGCCGGGCGACTCGGGTCCGGGTGACTCGGGCGGTCCGGGCGACTCGGGTCCGGGTGACTCGGGCGGGCCGAATGGGCCGGGCGGGCCGAATGGGCCGGCGGCGGCGTGGGAGATCGGGCGGCTGGCGGACGACGTCCGGCGGGCCCACCGGACGCTGCCGTCCTGGCTCGGGCGGACGCCGGCCCGCCCCGGCACGGCGCCGGCCCTCATCCACGGCGACTGGCACCTCGGCCAGGTCGTCCGGGTGACGTCGGCGCCGGCCGGTGCCCCGGACGCCGGCTGGCGGATCGTCGACATCGACGACCTGGGCTGGGGGGATCCCGCCTGGGATCTGGCCCGCCCGGCGGCCTGGTTCGCCGCGGGCATCCTGCCCGCCGAGGTCTGGGGAACCTTCCTCGGCGCCTACCGGGATGCGGGCGGCCCGGCCGCCGGCCCCGACGGCGATCCGTGGCAGGCGCTGGACGGCCCGGCACGGGCGGTCGCCGTCCAGTACGCGGCCGGTGCCGTCACCGACCTCGCCGCCGACGGCACCCCGCTCGACGAGGGCGCCGAGGCATTCCTGGCCTGCGCCCGCCGGATGTGGTCGGGACACTGA
- a CDS encoding sensor domain-containing phosphodiesterase — protein MPATARYPRDLSAGSPTADPLRTEQCGAVVAGLMSVARHRLGMELAVITRRVADVLVVEHYDGDIKSFGITVGTTANYERARAALEGHLPQVVRYAGRDGRTADPALARRAGIGSYVVAPVLLPDGSVYGSLACMSHNPDPALRDRDASFLALIAGALSNCVSDHRGDWLGRDRVWRRISRLIDDGGPAMVFQPIYDRATLDVAGVEALARCPDTGPGSDAAGTSAVSATGTSTGPGNGPGAGGLDESSPQRWFADAASVGLGVELEIAAIRNALTALPWLPAGLPLSVNASPAAIVSGTLVGLLNAVPPERVIIEVTEHSRIDDYSTVRLALDSLRARGMRAALDDVGAGYAGLHQLLQLRPDIIKMDQSIIRKIEQDVSACRALATALVCLAEDIGATVLAEGVETARELEVLGEAGVHQVQGFLLARPGRLAAGPPPGTGGTRTIPTPAGIRTLTPRELSGYRNARPPG, from the coding sequence ATGCCCGCGACGGCCCGGTATCCGCGCGACCTGTCCGCCGGCTCGCCGACGGCCGATCCGTTGCGCACCGAACAGTGCGGCGCGGTCGTGGCCGGGCTGATGTCGGTCGCCCGCCACCGGCTCGGGATGGAGCTCGCCGTCATCACCCGCCGGGTGGCCGACGTCCTGGTCGTCGAGCACTACGACGGCGACATCAAGTCGTTCGGCATCACCGTGGGCACGACCGCCAACTACGAGCGGGCGCGGGCCGCGCTCGAGGGACACCTCCCGCAGGTCGTCCGCTACGCCGGGCGGGACGGGCGCACCGCGGACCCGGCGCTGGCCCGGCGGGCGGGCATCGGCAGCTACGTCGTGGCCCCGGTGCTGCTGCCCGACGGCTCCGTCTACGGCTCGCTGGCGTGCATGAGCCACAACCCGGACCCGGCGCTGCGCGACCGCGACGCGTCGTTCCTGGCCCTGATCGCCGGCGCGTTGTCGAACTGCGTCTCCGACCATCGCGGCGACTGGCTCGGGCGGGATCGCGTCTGGCGCCGGATCAGCCGGCTGATCGACGACGGCGGGCCGGCGATGGTCTTCCAGCCGATCTACGACCGGGCGACGCTCGACGTCGCCGGCGTGGAGGCCCTGGCCCGCTGCCCCGACACCGGACCCGGTAGCGACGCCGCCGGCACCAGCGCCGTCAGTGCCACCGGCACCAGCACCGGCCCCGGTAACGGCCCTGGCGCCGGCGGTCTGGACGAATCGTCCCCGCAGCGGTGGTTCGCCGACGCGGCGTCGGTCGGGCTGGGCGTCGAGCTGGAGATCGCGGCGATCCGCAACGCGCTCACCGCGCTGCCGTGGCTGCCCGCCGGACTGCCGCTGTCCGTCAACGCGTCACCGGCCGCCATCGTGTCCGGCACGCTGGTCGGCCTGCTCAACGCCGTCCCGCCGGAGCGGGTGATCATCGAGGTGACCGAGCACAGCCGGATCGACGACTACTCGACGGTCCGGCTCGCGCTCGACTCCCTGCGCGCCCGCGGGATGCGCGCCGCACTCGACGACGTGGGCGCCGGCTACGCGGGCCTGCACCAGCTGCTCCAGCTCCGGCCGGACATCATCAAGATGGACCAGAGCATCATCCGGAAGATCGAACAGGACGTCTCGGCCTGCCGGGCGCTGGCGACCGCGCTCGTGTGCCTCGCGGAGGACATCGGCGCGACCGTGCTCGCCGAGGGTGTGGAGACGGCCCGGGAGCTCGAGGTCCTCGGCGAGGCCGGAGTCCATCAGGTGCAGGGTTTCCTGCTGGCCCGCCCGGGACGGCTCGCGGCCGGCCCGCCGCCCGGGACGGGCGGCACGCGAACCATCCCGACGCCAGCGGGTATCCGTACTCTCACACCACGTGAGCTAAGTGGTTACCGGAACGCGCGGCCGCCGGGATAG
- a CDS encoding bifunctional cobalt-precorrin-7 (C(5))-methyltransferase/cobalt-precorrin-6B (C(15))-methyltransferase, producing MADPERADVTQQEAGGPVVTVVGIGDDGWDGLARAARDELSRAGVVLGSERQLDLLPAVVRARRVRWPSPLVPALAKLVDAHADTRVCALASGDPMFFGLGTTLVRELGAARVRVLPHPSSVSLACARLGWALDTTEIVSLVARPLAAVHPALTAGRRLLVLSADRRTPARLCRLVTDRGFGGSAVTIFEHLGGPAERRRDTRASALTGDDFIADLNLVALELIAGPQARHLPRIPGLPDDAFEHDGQLTKREVRAVTLARLAPAPGELLWDVGAGCGSISIEWMRAHPACRAVAVEPHAERAGMIARNAEALGVPALRVVAASAPAALDDLADEAGVPDAVFIGGGLTAPDTITRSWEALRPGGRLVANAVTIESEVILAKWHARHGGDLIRLAVSRASPVGGFAGWRPMMPVTQWTATRPHDQ from the coding sequence ATGGCTGACCCCGAGCGTGCGGATGTCACCCAGCAGGAGGCCGGCGGCCCGGTGGTCACCGTGGTCGGCATCGGCGACGACGGCTGGGACGGCCTCGCCCGGGCCGCTCGCGACGAACTGTCCCGGGCCGGGGTCGTCCTGGGTTCCGAACGGCAGCTCGACCTGCTGCCCGCCGTGGTCCGCGCCCGCCGGGTCCGCTGGCCGTCCCCGCTGGTGCCCGCGCTGGCGAAGCTGGTCGACGCGCACGCCGACACGCGGGTCTGCGCGCTGGCCAGTGGCGACCCGATGTTCTTCGGTCTGGGCACCACCCTCGTCCGGGAGCTGGGCGCCGCCCGGGTCCGGGTGCTCCCCCACCCGTCGTCGGTCTCCCTCGCCTGCGCCCGCCTGGGTTGGGCGCTGGACACGACCGAGATCGTCAGCCTGGTCGCCCGCCCGCTGGCGGCCGTGCATCCGGCGCTCACCGCCGGCCGGCGGCTGCTCGTCCTGAGCGCGGACCGCCGGACGCCCGCGCGGCTGTGCCGCCTGGTCACCGACCGCGGCTTCGGCGGGAGCGCCGTCACGATCTTCGAACACCTGGGCGGCCCGGCGGAACGCCGCCGGGACACCCGGGCGAGCGCCCTGACCGGCGACGACTTCATCGCCGACCTCAACCTGGTCGCGCTGGAGCTGATCGCCGGGCCGCAGGCCCGTCACCTACCCCGGATCCCGGGGCTGCCCGACGACGCCTTCGAGCACGACGGCCAGCTCACCAAGCGGGAGGTCCGGGCCGTCACCCTCGCCCGGCTGGCTCCCGCCCCCGGCGAGCTGCTCTGGGACGTCGGCGCCGGCTGCGGCAGCATCTCCATCGAGTGGATGCGGGCCCACCCGGCCTGCCGGGCCGTCGCGGTGGAACCCCACGCCGAGCGCGCCGGGATGATCGCCCGCAACGCCGAGGCGCTCGGCGTGCCGGCGCTGCGCGTCGTCGCGGCGTCAGCCCCGGCCGCGCTCGACGACCTGGCCGACGAGGCGGGCGTCCCCGACGCGGTGTTCATCGGCGGCGGGCTGACCGCGCCGGACACGATCACCCGCAGCTGGGAGGCGTTGCGCCCCGGCGGCCGGCTGGTCGCCAACGCGGTGACCATCGAATCCGAGGTCATCCTGGCGAAGTGGCACGCCCGGCACGGCGGGGACCTCATCCGGCTGGCCGTGAGCCGCGCGTCACCGGTCGGCGGCTTCGCCGGCTGGCGCCCGATGATGCCCGTCACCCAGTGGACGGCGACCCGTCCCCACGACCAGTAG
- a CDS encoding LLM class F420-dependent oxidoreductase has translation MTRTTSDRSDDAGRTTPGAPGAGTGQDPVSSGTGRWGMTIPLGDASLTDLPALCGQLADAGYTDAWSSEATATDGIVPLALAAGEPRLRLGSAIVSAYTRGPALLAQTAATMAAAAPGRFVLGLGTSSNVIVSNWNSIPFSRPYQRMLDTVRFLRRALAGEKITEEFPTFTVRGFRLGVTPPVPPKIMVAALRPRMLELAGREADGVILNWLSPDDCDTVLPYVRAHNPDAEVVARIFVCVHDDPAAARRQLRTMIAAYLTVPVYREFHQWLGRQAALEGMWAAWEAGDRRAALAAIPDEIVDELIVHGTVEQCRAGVRRFVEHGVTTPVLSIVNGGPSPLDVASALAAR, from the coding sequence GTGACCCGGACGACGAGCGACCGAAGCGACGACGCCGGCCGAACGACCCCCGGCGCCCCGGGCGCCGGCACCGGCCAGGATCCGGTCTCGTCCGGAACGGGCCGGTGGGGGATGACGATCCCGCTGGGCGACGCGTCCCTGACGGACCTGCCCGCGCTGTGCGGGCAGCTGGCGGACGCCGGCTACACCGACGCCTGGTCGTCCGAGGCGACCGCCACCGACGGGATCGTCCCGCTGGCGCTGGCCGCCGGCGAACCGCGGCTGCGGCTCGGCAGCGCGATCGTGTCGGCCTACACCCGCGGCCCGGCGCTGCTCGCCCAGACCGCGGCGACGATGGCGGCCGCCGCGCCGGGGCGGTTCGTTCTCGGGCTCGGCACGTCCTCGAACGTGATCGTCTCGAACTGGAACTCCATCCCGTTCAGCCGCCCCTACCAGCGGATGCTGGACACCGTCCGGTTCCTGCGCCGGGCCCTCGCCGGCGAGAAGATCACCGAGGAGTTCCCGACCTTCACCGTCCGCGGCTTCCGGCTCGGCGTCACCCCGCCGGTCCCACCGAAGATCATGGTCGCCGCGCTGCGGCCGAGGATGCTCGAGCTCGCCGGCCGCGAGGCGGACGGCGTGATCCTCAACTGGCTCTCGCCGGACGACTGCGACACCGTCCTGCCGTACGTGCGCGCGCACAACCCCGACGCCGAGGTGGTCGCCCGGATCTTCGTGTGCGTGCACGACGACCCGGCGGCCGCCCGCCGGCAGCTCAGGACGATGATCGCCGCGTACCTGACCGTCCCGGTGTACCGGGAGTTCCACCAGTGGCTCGGCCGTCAGGCCGCCCTGGAAGGCATGTGGGCGGCCTGGGAGGCCGGCGACCGCAGGGCCGCCCTGGCCGCGATCCCGGACGAAATCGTGGACGAGCTGATCGTGCACGGGACGGTCGAGCAGTGCCGGGCCGGCGTGCGCCGGTTCGTCGAGCACGGGGTGACCACCCCGGTCCTCTCGATCGTGAACGGCGGCCCGAGCCCACTGGACGTCGCCTCGGCGCTCGCCGCCCGCTGA